A stretch of DNA from Anopheles nili chromosome 2, idAnoNiliSN_F5_01, whole genome shotgun sequence:
GGCCAGACAGAACATGCCCGTTTCGAGCATCGTGATTGGTGTGGATCTGTACCCGATAAAAAGCGTGCCTGGCTGTATAAGTCTTATCGGCGACATTACTAGCGACAAAACTAAGTTAGATCTGGCAAAAGAGCTGAAAACGTGGAAAGCCGACTTGGTGTTGAACGACGGTGCGCCGAACGTGGGTAAAAACTGGTTGCACGATGCTTATCAGCAGGTCTGTCTGACGCTCAGTGCCGTCAAATTGGCCACACAATTTCTACGCCCTGGTGGGTGGTTCATCACGAAGGTATTCCGTTCGAAGGATTACAACGCACTGATTTGGGTGCTGAAGCAGTTGTTCCGCAAGGTGCACGCCACTAAGCCGTCGGCGTCGCGTAAGGAATCCGCCGAAATATTCGTCGTCTGCCAGTACTACAAGGCGCCGGATAAAGTCGATCCTCGCTTTCTCGATTCAAAGTATGTGTTCGAGGAGCTCGATGTCCAACCGACGGATATTTCTTCGAACAACATTCTCAAGCAATTGGAGCGCAAAACGGTGAAGAAACCGAAGGTTGAGGGCTATGAGAGCACAGACGTTCGACAGATCGTAACTGCTATGGAGTATATGCAACACGAGAAGCCTCTCGCGCTACTGACGCGTGCAACGGAAATTACGTTCACGCCTGCCGACGAAGCCATTGCGAAGCATCCGCGTACGACAACGGAGCTGAAAGAATGCTGTAAGGACATCAAGATCCTTGGCCGAAAGGATATCAAGGAGCTGCTTCGGTGGCACAAGTTGCTAAGCAGCGAATTTAGAAAGCCATCTGAAGAGGTAATGGAAAAGTCAAGcgataagaaaaagaaacgcgttGAGGGAGATGAGGACtcggaagaggaggaagacgTGGCAGAGGATATTGTAGAGTTGAAACAGCTAGAGAAAGAAATCGCCGCTCTGCGTAACGAGGAGGACCGTAACTCGAAACGAAAGCGCAAGAAGACTAATAAAGAACGTACGAAGTTGAATGAAAAGCTCAGCCTGAAGATGGTCATCAAGGGTGATGCGGGACCGACGGAAGAGGGCGATGATATGATATTTGCATTGAAGGACGTTGCCACCAAGCAGCACTTGGAAAACATACTGGACCAGCCGCCGGACATCGTTGCCGAAGAATCATCGGaagacgacgaagaagaagatgtCAAATACGTACGGTACGATCGTGAAACGAAAGGGGATCTGTATGAGGACGAAAAATTGCTCGCGGCAGGATCGGACAGTGGGTCGGATGTAGATTCGAACTTTGATGAGAAGGGTCTAGCGTTCGACTCTGATGAGGAGGAGTTAAGCTTCGATGAGGATCTGGACCAGCCTGATCTGTCGGATGATGAGAACCGTAATCCGTTAATCACCGATCTGGACTATCGCAATAAAACCGACAAAAGGTTGCAAAAGGCTCAGCTGTGGTACGAACAGGAAGCTTTCCAAAAGCACAACCTCGCTGCAAATGACGAGGAGGTGGACTACGACATGGACCAGCTGATCGATGCGTACAAGAAGGCTGGTGTGAAAGTGATCGGAGCCGATAAAGATGAAAAGGATGGCGAGAAGGAATCG
This window harbors:
- the LOC128720882 gene encoding pre-rRNA 2'-O-ribose RNA methyltransferase FTSJ3 produces the protein MGKKGKVGKDRRDKFYKLAKESGYRSRAAFKLIQLNRRFGFLQQSQVCIDLCAAPGGWMQVARQNMPVSSIVIGVDLYPIKSVPGCISLIGDITSDKTKLDLAKELKTWKADLVLNDGAPNVGKNWLHDAYQQVCLTLSAVKLATQFLRPGGWFITKVFRSKDYNALIWVLKQLFRKVHATKPSASRKESAEIFVVCQYYKAPDKVDPRFLDSKYVFEELDVQPTDISSNNILKQLERKTVKKPKVEGYESTDVRQIVTAMEYMQHEKPLALLTRATEITFTPADEAIAKHPRTTTELKECCKDIKILGRKDIKELLRWHKLLSSEFRKPSEEVMEKSSDKKKKRVEGDEDSEEEEDVAEDIVELKQLEKEIAALRNEEDRNSKRKRKKTNKERTKLNEKLSLKMVIKGDAGPTEEGDDMIFALKDVATKQHLENILDQPPDIVAEESSEDDEEEDVKYVRYDRETKGDLYEDEKLLAAGSDSGSDVDSNFDEKGLAFDSDEEELSFDEDLDQPDLSDDENRNPLITDLDYRNKTDKRLQKAQLWYEQEAFQKHNLAANDEEVDYDMDQLIDAYKKAGVKVIGADKDEKDGEKESLGKKARRRARHDLDNEEPSSDESSSSDEEDEKLKAKVGTLVHNTVEKVSDKNGGFEIVSSEKVRKPKKIKLNEKELALGQMLVMGKKMRRDIMDMAYNRYMFNDSNLPDWFEADERKAMKRDLPVPEDVVDSYRKSKEEFNVRTIKKVMEAKARKKRHATKRLEKIKKKAETIMENVDNTSQEKIRLLKKLYKKADAKKKDVTYVVAKKTGVSGKKVRRPKGVEGRFKVVDPRMKKDRRAEMAKEKRAQKHGKGKGKVKTGGGKGGGKGGGKGGVKVGGKAGGRKK